A DNA window from Kitasatospora atroaurantiaca contains the following coding sequences:
- a CDS encoding KamA family radical SAM protein translates to MTAENGDRRPVFRALTLPHLDALLSRAGLDRHDRLRARAVAEVLPFRTNSYVVDELIDWDRAPDDPIYRLVFPQPDMLPKADVDRIAALLAQGAPPARLLEEAREVRMRLNPHPGGQRVFNTPLMDGLPIEGMQHKYPETVLFFPRQGQTCHAYCTYCFRWPQFVGEPDLRMASGDATALREYVLAHPEVTSVLITGGDPLIMSSTVLARYVEPLLDVPHLESVRIGTKALSYWPHRVLTDPDSDDLLRLFERVVRSGRNLALMGHYSHPRELGTGAAERALRRVRETGAVVRCQAPLIRGVNDRAEDWADLWRKLVALGAVPYYMFVERDTGPQDYFAVPLARAYEIFREAYAQVSGLARTVRGPIMSATPGKVQVDGVTEVNGQRAFVLHYVQARDPELVGRPFFAAYDPDARWLTDLKPLAGDGALPGVD, encoded by the coding sequence GTGACAGCGGAGAACGGTGATCGACGGCCGGTCTTCCGCGCCCTCACCCTGCCCCACCTCGATGCGCTGCTGTCGCGCGCCGGCCTCGACAGGCACGACCGCCTGCGGGCACGGGCGGTCGCCGAGGTCCTGCCCTTCCGGACCAACTCCTACGTCGTCGATGAACTGATCGACTGGGACAGGGCACCTGACGACCCGATCTACCGGCTGGTCTTTCCGCAGCCCGACATGCTGCCGAAGGCCGATGTCGACCGGATCGCCGCGCTGCTGGCGCAGGGCGCCCCGCCCGCGCGCCTGCTCGAGGAGGCGCGTGAGGTCCGGATGCGGCTGAACCCCCACCCCGGCGGGCAACGGGTTTTCAACACGCCCCTGATGGACGGCCTGCCCATCGAGGGCATGCAGCACAAGTACCCGGAGACCGTGCTGTTCTTCCCGCGTCAGGGGCAGACCTGCCACGCATACTGCACCTACTGCTTCCGGTGGCCGCAGTTCGTCGGCGAGCCGGACCTCCGGATGGCCAGCGGGGACGCAACGGCGCTGCGCGAGTACGTGTTGGCGCATCCCGAGGTCACCAGCGTGCTCATCACCGGTGGGGATCCGCTGATCATGAGCAGCACGGTGTTGGCCCGGTACGTCGAGCCACTGCTCGACGTACCGCACCTGGAATCGGTGCGGATCGGCACCAAGGCACTGTCCTACTGGCCGCACCGGGTGCTCACCGACCCGGACAGCGACGACCTGCTGCGCCTGTTCGAGCGCGTGGTGCGCAGCGGACGCAACCTCGCACTGATGGGCCACTACTCGCATCCGCGGGAGCTGGGTACCGGGGCAGCGGAACGCGCGCTGCGGCGCGTACGGGAGACCGGAGCGGTCGTGCGCTGCCAGGCGCCGCTGATCCGGGGTGTCAACGACCGGGCGGAGGACTGGGCCGACCTCTGGCGGAAGCTGGTCGCCCTCGGTGCCGTCCCGTACTACATGTTCGTCGAACGGGACACCGGACCCCAGGACTACTTCGCGGTGCCACTGGCACGCGCGTACGAGATCTTCCGCGAGGCGTACGCGCAGGTCTCCGGCCTGGCCCGGACAGTGCGCGGGCCGATCATGTCGGCCACCCCCGGCAAGGTCCAGGTGGACGGGGTGACCGAGGTCAACGGCCAGCGCGCGTTCGTCCTGCACTACGTCCAGGCGCGCGACCCGGAGTTGGTCGGCCGACCGTTCTTCGCGGCGTACGATCCCGACGCGCGCTGGCTGACCGACCTCAAGCCGCTGGCAGGGGACGGCGCGCTGCCGGGCGTCGACTGA
- a CDS encoding (2Fe-2S)-binding protein: protein MHPVKPHQLLERVGRIGPYFSVRTSAQDAPPPVGFRPLRELYATGPDAPLAQKIASAAGQLNTPEARVAASVVHLGLAARLWSVALATSALGATVPDLDPDRAHFLLPVGGPLDLWLPHPAVAHSDAPLLDRLHHTVVTSNLGPLATAVRTVAPVAPRLLDGNAASALAGTVRVLSADPELRRTGAAQAAASLARALLDRPPLFGTGAFTSAGPLRFRRNSCCLYYRVPGGGVCGDCVFDHPPRARR from the coding sequence GTGCACCCCGTCAAGCCCCATCAGCTGCTCGAGCGGGTCGGCCGGATCGGGCCGTACTTCTCCGTCCGCACCAGCGCCCAGGACGCGCCGCCGCCGGTCGGCTTCCGGCCGCTCCGCGAGCTGTACGCGACCGGCCCGGACGCGCCGCTCGCGCAGAAGATCGCCTCCGCCGCCGGGCAGTTGAACACGCCGGAGGCGCGGGTCGCGGCCTCGGTCGTCCACCTCGGCCTCGCCGCCCGGCTGTGGTCGGTGGCGCTCGCCACCTCCGCACTCGGCGCGACCGTGCCCGACCTGGATCCCGACCGGGCCCACTTCCTTCTCCCCGTCGGCGGACCACTGGACCTGTGGCTGCCCCACCCCGCCGTCGCCCACTCCGACGCACCGCTCCTGGACCGTCTCCACCACACGGTCGTCACCTCCAACCTCGGCCCGCTCGCCACCGCCGTACGCACCGTCGCCCCGGTCGCACCGCGCCTCCTGGACGGCAACGCCGCCTCGGCCCTCGCCGGCACGGTGCGAGTCCTGAGCGCGGATCCGGAACTCCGGCGCACCGGGGCGGCCCAGGCTGCCGCATCACTCGCCCGCGCCCTGCTCGACCGTCCGCCGCTCTTCGGGACCGGGGCCTTCACCTCCGCCGGCCCGCTCCGGTTCCGACGGAACTCCTGCTGCCTGTACTACCGCGTGCCCGGCGGAGGTGTCTGCGGCGACTGCGTCTTCGACCACCCGCCCCGCGCCCGCCGTTGA
- a CDS encoding phosphocholine-specific phospholipase C, which produces MAELNRRRFLQLAGATAAFSALSQSIARAASIAPQGSTGTIQDVEHIVVLMQENRSFDHYFGSMKGVRGFGDPRPVTLPSGKSVWHQTDSGRKEVLPFRPQVSDLGLQFLQDLNHDWAGGHKAFNNGKYDQWIPAKTATTMAYLTRDDIPFHYALADAFTICDAYHCSFIGSTDPNRYYMWTGYTGNGGTGGGPVLGNQEAGYSWTTYPERLEKAGISWKMYQDIGDGLDAAGSWGWISDAYRGNYGDNSLLYFNSYRNANPGDPLYEKARTGTDAKNGDGLFDVLKRDVQAGTLPQISWIAAPEAFTEHPNWPANYGAWYVSQVLDALTANPDVWAKTALFITYDENDGFFDHIVPPFVPSSASQGLSTVSTTADYFTGNSGYQAGPYGLGQRVPMLVVSPWSTGGYTCSETFDHTSIIRFMERRFGVQEPNISPWRRAICGDLTSAFDFTTSNSTPAALPSTAAYLPPDHNRHPDYVPTVPATGTMPQQEPGAKPTRPLKYAPLVDGAADTSAGRFSLTFSGGPSAGAQFLVTSANRTDGPWTYTAEAGRTITDGWNTKYSKGVTDLSVFGPNGFLRRFRNPGKTAGPEVTAHHNAATGNLDLTFTNAATADALLTVTNAYGGTPRTLTVRKGATVTYSVDLSACRNWYDVTVTSSTSADFVRRLAGHVETGAPGVSDPGILTY; this is translated from the coding sequence ATGGCAGAACTCAACCGCCGCCGCTTCCTGCAACTGGCCGGCGCGACAGCCGCGTTCTCCGCGCTGTCGCAGAGCATCGCGCGAGCCGCGTCGATCGCCCCCCAGGGCAGCACCGGCACGATCCAGGACGTCGAGCACATTGTCGTGCTGATGCAGGAGAACCGTTCCTTCGACCACTACTTCGGGTCGATGAAGGGTGTACGAGGCTTCGGCGACCCGCGTCCCGTGACGCTGCCGAGCGGCAAGTCGGTGTGGCACCAGACGGACAGCGGCAGGAAGGAAGTGCTGCCGTTCCGTCCCCAGGTCAGCGACCTGGGCCTGCAGTTCCTCCAGGACCTCAACCATGACTGGGCCGGCGGCCACAAGGCATTCAACAACGGTAAGTACGACCAGTGGATCCCCGCCAAGACGGCCACCACGATGGCGTACCTGACCCGCGACGACATCCCGTTCCACTACGCGCTCGCCGACGCCTTCACCATCTGCGACGCCTACCACTGCTCGTTCATCGGCTCCACCGACCCGAACCGCTACTACATGTGGACCGGGTACACCGGCAACGGCGGCACAGGCGGCGGCCCGGTCCTCGGTAACCAGGAGGCAGGCTACAGCTGGACGACGTACCCCGAGCGGCTCGAGAAGGCCGGGATCTCCTGGAAGATGTACCAGGACATCGGCGACGGGCTCGACGCGGCCGGTTCATGGGGGTGGATCAGCGACGCGTACCGGGGTAACTACGGCGACAACTCGCTCCTGTACTTCAACAGTTACCGCAACGCCAACCCCGGCGACCCGCTGTACGAGAAGGCGCGTACCGGCACCGACGCCAAGAACGGTGACGGGCTCTTCGACGTCCTCAAGCGTGACGTCCAGGCCGGCACGCTGCCGCAGATATCCTGGATAGCAGCGCCCGAGGCCTTCACGGAGCACCCCAACTGGCCGGCGAACTACGGTGCCTGGTACGTCTCGCAGGTGCTGGACGCGCTGACCGCCAACCCCGACGTGTGGGCGAAGACGGCGCTGTTCATCACGTACGACGAGAACGACGGGTTCTTCGACCACATCGTGCCGCCGTTCGTGCCGTCCTCCGCCTCGCAGGGCCTGTCGACCGTGTCGACGACGGCCGACTACTTCACCGGCAACTCCGGCTACCAGGCCGGTCCCTACGGCCTCGGCCAGCGGGTGCCGATGCTGGTCGTCTCGCCGTGGAGCACCGGCGGCTACACCTGCTCCGAGACCTTCGACCACACCTCGATCATCCGGTTCATGGAGCGCCGCTTCGGCGTGCAGGAGCCCAACATCTCGCCCTGGCGGCGCGCCATCTGCGGTGACCTGACCTCGGCCTTCGACTTCACCACGTCGAACTCGACGCCGGCGGCGCTGCCTTCGACGGCCGCCTACCTGCCGCCGGACCACAACCGGCACCCGGACTATGTGCCGACCGTGCCCGCCACCGGCACCATGCCCCAGCAGGAGCCGGGTGCCAAGCCGACCCGCCCGCTGAAGTACGCGCCGCTGGTGGACGGCGCGGCCGACACCAGCGCGGGCAGGTTCAGCCTCACCTTCAGCGGAGGGCCGTCGGCCGGCGCCCAGTTCCTGGTGACCTCGGCCAACCGCACGGACGGCCCATGGACGTACACCGCCGAGGCGGGCAGGACGATCACGGACGGCTGGAACACGAAGTACTCGAAGGGCGTCACGGACCTGTCCGTCTTCGGCCCGAACGGGTTCCTGCGCCGCTTCCGCAATCCCGGGAAGACCGCGGGGCCCGAGGTCACCGCGCACCACAACGCGGCCACCGGCAACCTCGACCTGACGTTCACCAACGCGGCCACCGCCGACGCCCTCCTCACCGTCACCAACGCCTACGGCGGCACCCCGCGGACCCTCACGGTCCGCAAGGGCGCGACGGTCACGTACTCGGTCGACCTGAGCGCCTGTCGCAACTGGTACGACGTGACGGTCACCTCCAGCACCTCGGCCGACTTCGTCCGCCGCCTCGCAGGCCACGTCGAGACCGGCGCCCCGGGCGTCTCCGACCCGGGCATCCTCACCTACTGA
- a CDS encoding glycoside hydrolase family 16 protein, producing MAAHRARRWSLGGLVLLLSAALATAIVVSASGSGVSRASAAVGAQTWSDEFDGAAGSGPDRGRWTLETGGSGYGNHELEYYTDSTANAALDGQGHLVVTARKNTDPGLNCWYGPCRYTSARLNTARSFTQAYGHFEARIKIPRGQGVWPAFWMLGSDIGSVGWPNSGEIDVMENIGKEPGTIHGTIHGPGYSGAGGLGAGYTLPGGAAFADAFHVFAVDWSPNSIAWSVDGTAYETRTPADAGGNKWVFDHPFFLILNLAVGGDWPGTPDGSTSFPQSMTVDYVRASAWNDAPGPGTGTTGAIKGIGGMCVDVAGGSNADRTPVQLHNCTGNPAQQWTLGGDGTVRALGKCLDVAGGSTADGAAVQLYTCNGTKAQQWTYTAAHDLTNTGANKCLDATGNSSADGTRLQTWTCSGGANQKWTLG from the coding sequence ATGGCTGCTCATCGTGCCCGTCGATGGTCTCTCGGCGGACTCGTCCTTCTGCTCTCGGCCGCTCTGGCCACCGCGATTGTGGTGTCGGCGAGCGGCTCCGGTGTCTCGCGCGCCAGTGCCGCGGTCGGCGCGCAGACCTGGTCGGACGAGTTCGACGGCGCGGCCGGGTCCGGGCCGGATCGCGGGAGGTGGACGCTGGAGACCGGCGGTTCCGGGTACGGCAACCACGAGTTGGAGTACTACACCGACAGCACCGCCAATGCCGCGCTGGACGGCCAGGGGCATCTGGTGGTCACCGCGCGAAAGAACACCGACCCGGGCCTGAACTGCTGGTACGGACCGTGCCGTTACACCTCGGCGCGGTTGAACACGGCCCGGTCCTTCACCCAGGCCTACGGCCACTTCGAGGCCCGGATCAAGATTCCGCGCGGTCAGGGCGTCTGGCCGGCGTTCTGGATGCTCGGCTCGGACATCGGCAGTGTGGGCTGGCCGAACAGCGGCGAGATCGACGTCATGGAGAACATCGGCAAGGAGCCGGGGACCATCCACGGCACGATCCACGGCCCCGGGTACTCCGGCGCCGGCGGCCTCGGCGCCGGATACACCCTGCCCGGCGGTGCGGCCTTCGCGGACGCCTTCCACGTCTTCGCCGTCGACTGGAGCCCGAACTCGATCGCCTGGTCCGTGGACGGTACGGCGTACGAGACCCGCACCCCGGCGGATGCGGGCGGCAACAAGTGGGTCTTCGACCACCCCTTCTTCCTCATCCTCAACCTGGCGGTCGGCGGCGACTGGCCCGGCACCCCGGACGGCTCCACCTCCTTCCCGCAGAGCATGACCGTGGACTACGTGCGCGCCTCGGCCTGGAACGACGCCCCCGGCCCGGGAACGGGCACGACCGGCGCGATCAAGGGGATCGGCGGGATGTGCGTGGATGTGGCCGGCGGCTCCAACGCCGACCGGACCCCGGTCCAGCTGCACAACTGCACCGGCAACCCCGCCCAGCAGTGGACGCTCGGCGGTGACGGCACGGTGCGCGCGCTTGGCAAGTGCCTGGACGTTGCGGGCGGTTCGACCGCCGACGGGGCAGCGGTGCAGCTGTACACCTGCAACGGCACCAAGGCCCAGCAGTGGACGTACACAGCTGCCCACGACCTGACCAACACCGGTGCGAACAAGTGCCTGGACGCCACGGGCAACTCCTCCGCGGACGGCACCCGGCTGCAGACCTGGACCTGCAGCGGCGGCGCCAACCAGAAGTGGACCCTCGGCTGA
- a CDS encoding glycoside hydrolase family 64 protein, whose amino-acid sequence MTPRHQRPITRRKLLAASAGVAFAVPAAAWWLQSSANASTSATLPLDLVNTTGSDTVYAYVLGRDPAAGGNWAFIQGDGSTLYHPPSPANDQTPLGVDCAIALNASGAGARTVTMPHLDSGRIYFSVGAKLTFLINRGGGLALPSVSNPSDPNINVRHDFCEFTYNSDQLYANITFVDMVCLPISFRLETSQGTQTVRGLPSDGLNRVAAALRAQSAADGSDWNRLIVSSGGSDLRVVSPNLAIRGNSSLFAGYFDDYVNKVWDKYRSTDLRIDTQFTWGTATGRVSGDQLYFPGVGSFAKPSTLAVFSCSDAPFTTGNDEMGNLSARLAAALNRTTLLDNPNQPDGENPAAFYTAPRTNHYARILHTTTPDGLGYAFPYDDVHPAGVDFEGKVQSGTPSRFTITVGGSAGGGGGGGGNPTPTPTATGGGSAFTTIQAESFSAQSGTAVESCSDTGGGQDVGWLANGDWLKYSAVAFGNAGATRFSARVASGAAAGISGLVEVRLGSPTATPLGSFAIASTGGWQNWRTVPADISKVTGTHDVYLTFTSGQPADFVNLNWFTFN is encoded by the coding sequence ATGACGCCGCGTCATCAGCGCCCCATCACCCGCCGCAAGCTTCTCGCCGCCTCCGCGGGTGTGGCCTTCGCCGTGCCGGCGGCGGCCTGGTGGCTGCAGTCCAGTGCCAACGCCTCCACCTCGGCAACGCTCCCCCTGGACCTGGTCAACACCACCGGCAGCGACACCGTGTACGCCTATGTGCTGGGCCGCGATCCGGCGGCGGGCGGCAACTGGGCCTTCATCCAGGGCGACGGCTCCACCCTGTACCACCCGCCGTCCCCCGCGAACGACCAGACCCCGCTGGGCGTGGACTGCGCCATCGCCCTCAACGCCTCCGGCGCGGGTGCCCGTACGGTCACCATGCCGCATCTGGACAGCGGCCGGATCTACTTCTCGGTCGGTGCCAAGCTCACCTTCCTGATCAACCGCGGCGGCGGCCTGGCCCTGCCGTCGGTGAGCAACCCCTCCGACCCCAACATCAACGTCCGCCACGACTTCTGCGAATTCACCTACAACAGCGACCAGCTCTACGCCAACATCACCTTCGTCGACATGGTGTGCCTGCCCATCTCCTTCCGGCTGGAGACCTCACAGGGCACCCAGACCGTTCGCGGCCTGCCCTCCGACGGCCTGAACCGGGTCGCCGCTGCGCTGCGCGCCCAGTCGGCGGCGGACGGCAGCGACTGGAACCGGCTGATCGTCAGCAGCGGTGGCTCCGACCTGCGGGTGGTCAGTCCCAATCTGGCCATCCGCGGCAACAGTTCCCTCTTCGCCGGCTACTTCGACGACTACGTCAACAAGGTCTGGGACAAGTACCGCTCCACCGACCTGCGCATCGACACCCAGTTCACCTGGGGCACCGCCACCGGCCGGGTCTCCGGCGACCAGCTGTACTTCCCCGGCGTGGGCAGCTTCGCCAAGCCGTCCACCCTCGCGGTCTTCTCCTGCAGCGACGCGCCGTTCACCACCGGCAACGACGAGATGGGCAACCTCAGCGCCCGGCTGGCCGCCGCCCTCAACCGCACCACCTTGCTGGACAACCCGAACCAGCCCGACGGCGAGAACCCTGCCGCCTTCTACACCGCTCCCCGCACCAACCACTACGCCCGCATCCTCCACACCACCACCCCCGACGGCCTCGGCTACGCCTTCCCCTACGACGACGTCCACCCGGCGGGGGTCGACTTCGAGGGCAAGGTGCAGTCGGGAACCCCCAGCCGGTTCACCATCACCGTCGGCGGCTCGGCCGGTGGCGGGGGCGGCGGGGGCGGCAACCCCACACCCACCCCGACGGCGACGGGCGGAGGGAGCGCCTTCACCACCATCCAGGCCGAGTCGTTCAGCGCCCAGTCGGGAACCGCGGTGGAGTCCTGCTCCGACACCGGCGGCGGCCAGGACGTGGGATGGCTGGCCAACGGGGACTGGCTGAAGTACTCAGCGGTCGCCTTCGGCAACGCCGGAGCCACCCGCTTCAGCGCACGAGTCGCCTCCGGCGCCGCCGCGGGGATCAGCGGCCTGGTGGAGGTCCGACTCGGAAGCCCCACGGCCACGCCACTCGGCAGCTTCGCCATCGCATCCACGGGCGGCTGGCAGAACTGGCGCACCGTCCCCGCGGACATCAGCAAGGTCACCGGCACCCACGATGTCTACCTCACCTTCACCAGCGGACAGCCGGCCGACTTCGTCAACCTCAACTGGTTCACCTTCAACTAG
- a CDS encoding glyceraldehyde-3-phosphate dehydrogenase: MTVNEDVFTNWKTREEIAESMIPIIGRLHRERDVTVLLHSRSLVNKSVVSILKTHRFARQIDGEELSVTETLPFLQALTVLDLGPSQIDIGMLAATYKTDARGLSVEEFTAEAVIGATGANKLDRREPRDVVLYGFGRIGRLIARLLIEKAGSGNGLRLRAIVVRNSGSEDLVRRASLLRRDSIHGQFQGTITVDEANNKIIANGSEIKVIYSDDPTSVDYTAYGINDAILIDNTGRWRDREGLSKHLRPGIAKVVLTAPGKGDVPNIVHGVNHDMIKPDEQILSCASCTTNAIVPPLKAMADEYGVLRGHVETVHSFTNDQNLLDNYHSSDRRGRSAALNMVITETGAASAVAKALPDLKAKITGSSIRVPVPDVSIAILNLQLERETTREEVLDYLRNVSLTSPLKRQIDFISAPDAVSSDFIGSRHASIVDAGATKVEGDNAILYLWYDNEFGYSCQVIRVVQHVSGVEYPTYPAPAV; this comes from the coding sequence GTGACTGTCAACGAGGACGTGTTCACGAACTGGAAGACCCGCGAGGAGATCGCGGAGTCGATGATCCCGATCATCGGGAGACTGCATCGGGAGAGGGACGTCACGGTCCTGCTGCACAGCCGCTCCTTGGTCAACAAGTCGGTGGTCAGCATCCTCAAGACGCACCGGTTCGCCCGCCAGATCGACGGCGAGGAGCTGTCGGTCACCGAGACGCTGCCGTTCCTGCAGGCTCTCACCGTGCTCGATCTCGGCCCTTCCCAGATCGACATCGGCATGCTCGCGGCCACGTACAAGACCGACGCCCGCGGCCTCTCGGTGGAGGAATTCACCGCGGAGGCGGTCATCGGCGCCACGGGCGCCAACAAGCTGGACCGCCGCGAGCCGCGCGATGTCGTCCTGTACGGGTTCGGCCGCATCGGCCGCCTCATCGCCCGCCTGCTCATCGAGAAGGCGGGATCCGGCAACGGTCTGCGGCTGCGCGCCATCGTCGTCCGCAACAGCGGCAGCGAGGACCTCGTCAGGCGCGCCTCGCTGCTGCGCCGTGACTCGATCCACGGCCAGTTCCAGGGCACGATCACCGTCGACGAGGCGAACAACAAGATCATCGCCAATGGCAGCGAGATCAAGGTGATCTACTCGGATGACCCGACGTCGGTGGACTACACGGCGTACGGCATCAACGACGCCATCCTCATCGACAACACCGGCAGGTGGCGCGACCGCGAGGGCCTGTCGAAGCACCTCCGCCCCGGTATCGCCAAGGTGGTCCTGACCGCGCCGGGCAAGGGCGACGTCCCCAACATCGTCCACGGCGTCAACCACGACATGATCAAGCCGGACGAGCAGATCCTGTCCTGCGCGTCCTGCACCACCAACGCGATCGTCCCGCCGCTGAAGGCGATGGCGGACGAGTACGGCGTCCTGCGCGGCCACGTGGAGACCGTCCACTCGTTCACCAACGACCAGAACCTGCTGGACAACTACCACAGCTCCGACCGTCGCGGCCGCTCGGCGGCGCTGAACATGGTCATCACCGAGACCGGTGCCGCCTCGGCCGTCGCCAAGGCGCTGCCCGACCTCAAGGCGAAGATCACCGGCAGCTCGATCCGCGTCCCGGTGCCGGATGTCTCGATCGCGATCCTCAACCTGCAGCTCGAGCGTGAGACCACCCGCGAGGAGGTCCTCGACTACCTCCGCAACGTGTCGCTGACCTCGCCGCTCAAGCGCCAGATCGACTTCATCAGCGCTCCCGACGCGGTCTCGAGCGACTTCATCGGCTCGCGCCACGCCTCGATCGTCGATGCCGGTGCGACCAAGGTCGAGGGCGACAACGCGATCCTCTACCTGTGGTACGACAACGAGTTCGGCTACTCCTGCCAGGTCATCCGCGTCGTCCAGCACGTCTCCGGCGTGGAGTACCCGACCTACCCGGCCCCGGCGGTCTGA
- a CDS encoding GNAT family N-acetyltransferase, producing the protein MLDLPGGLELRPWQLSDADVLVAAGQDPAIRLWNLLVVESPEDARGRIERMHERWQAEQSAIWAIARPGGGEAMGLIGWGDIDLKDGSAEIVYWILPAARGGGVVVEALKRVSRWALEDLGLHRLRLCHSVANPASCRVAAKAGYSLEGTMRSALLHADGWHDQHLHALIQGDL; encoded by the coding sequence GTGCTCGACCTTCCCGGCGGCCTGGAGCTGCGTCCCTGGCAGCTCAGCGACGCGGACGTCCTGGTGGCCGCCGGCCAGGATCCGGCAATTCGCCTATGGAACCTCCTGGTTGTGGAGTCACCGGAGGACGCTCGCGGGAGGATCGAGCGCATGCACGAGCGCTGGCAGGCCGAACAGAGCGCAATCTGGGCCATCGCACGACCGGGCGGCGGCGAGGCCATGGGTCTCATCGGGTGGGGCGACATCGACCTCAAGGACGGCAGCGCCGAGATCGTCTACTGGATCCTGCCCGCAGCACGCGGCGGTGGCGTCGTGGTCGAGGCCCTGAAGCGCGTCAGCCGGTGGGCCCTGGAGGATCTCGGCCTGCACCGCCTGCGGCTGTGCCACTCGGTGGCCAACCCGGCATCCTGCCGAGTAGCAGCCAAGGCCGGATACTCCCTCGAGGGCACCATGCGCAGCGCACTGCTGCACGCAGACGGATGGCACGACCAGCACCTGCACGCCCTCATCCAGGGCGATCTTTAG
- a CDS encoding cupin domain-containing protein, with protein sequence MNVVRFSPGARTAWHCHAVGQTLQVTEGFGLVQSRGGEVIVMRPGDTVHTPPGEWHWHGAAPDHFMTHLAMWEGPGEGGGPESEWGDHVTDEEYRTR encoded by the coding sequence GTGAACGTGGTGCGCTTCTCGCCCGGTGCCCGCACCGCCTGGCACTGCCACGCGGTCGGGCAGACCCTGCAGGTCACCGAGGGCTTCGGGCTGGTCCAGTCCCGCGGTGGCGAGGTGATCGTGATGCGACCGGGCGACACCGTCCACACCCCGCCGGGCGAGTGGCACTGGCACGGTGCAGCACCCGACCACTTCATGACCCACCTCGCCATGTGGGAGGGCCCCGGCGAAGGAGGCGGCCCCGAGTCCGAGTGGGGCGACCACGTCACCGACGAGGAATACCGCACGAGGTAA
- a CDS encoding helix-turn-helix transcriptional regulator, translating to MASPYQVLVVPTGRAVVVINLAEPFTQVRRLGAPGSGSGRIGSLVVGLEDRPALCEHPGGQEAIRLEFTPLGAYRLFAVPMRELTNHVVELRDVLGPEAGVLVERLAAAGDWAARFDLLDAALLARLGRGPEPAPEVGHAWRLLSSTAGAIPVARIAAEVGWSQGHLVRRFTEQVGLTPKASARVLRFHRAMGMLSRGDVNLAEISAACGFYDQAHLSREFRALADTTPGRMTAARRVEGALAL from the coding sequence GTGGCCTCGCCCTATCAGGTGCTGGTGGTCCCGACGGGCCGTGCCGTCGTGGTGATCAACCTGGCGGAACCGTTCACGCAGGTCCGCCGGTTGGGGGCACCGGGCTCGGGCAGCGGGAGGATCGGTTCGCTGGTCGTGGGTCTGGAGGACAGGCCCGCGCTGTGTGAGCATCCCGGTGGGCAGGAGGCGATCCGCCTGGAGTTCACACCGTTGGGCGCCTACCGCCTGTTCGCCGTGCCGATGCGCGAGTTGACCAATCATGTGGTCGAACTCCGCGACGTCCTGGGGCCCGAGGCCGGGGTGCTGGTGGAGCGGCTGGCAGCCGCCGGCGACTGGGCTGCCAGGTTCGATCTGCTGGACGCCGCGTTGCTGGCCCGGCTCGGGCGCGGCCCGGAGCCGGCGCCGGAGGTCGGCCACGCCTGGCGACTGCTCTCCAGCACGGCCGGGGCCATCCCGGTCGCCCGGATTGCCGCCGAAGTGGGATGGAGCCAGGGGCACTTGGTCCGCCGGTTCACCGAACAGGTCGGCCTGACGCCCAAGGCGTCCGCCCGCGTGCTGCGCTTCCACCGCGCCATGGGGATGCTCAGTCGCGGGGATGTGAATCTCGCCGAGATCTCTGCGGCCTGCGGCTTCTACGACCAGGCCCATCTCAGCCGCGAGTTCCGCGCCCTGGCCGACACCACACCCGGCCGGATGACGGCCGCCCGCCGGGTGGAGGGGGCCCTCGCCCTGTAG
- a CDS encoding nucleoside-triphosphatase — protein MPTRILLEGRPGVGKTTAVRRLAALLRPRALAGFTTEEIRQGGTRVGFALETLAGQRAVLAHLDFPGPPRVGRYGVDLGVMERLAVPSLKQAPPGPVPRQLTLIDELGRMELACTAFRDTVRSLFEADVDIVATVHAHHDPFTDALKQRADIELIQLTRANRDALPEELAARLDIP, from the coding sequence ATGCCGACGAGGATCCTGCTCGAGGGGCGGCCCGGCGTGGGCAAGACGACCGCCGTCCGCCGGCTGGCCGCACTGCTACGCCCCCGCGCACTCGCCGGCTTCACCACCGAGGAGATCCGGCAGGGCGGAACGCGCGTCGGCTTCGCGCTCGAGACCCTGGCGGGCCAACGTGCCGTTCTCGCCCATCTCGACTTCCCCGGGCCGCCGCGGGTCGGGCGGTACGGCGTCGACCTGGGTGTCATGGAACGGCTGGCCGTGCCGTCGCTGAAGCAGGCGCCACCGGGGCCGGTTCCCCGGCAGCTCACGCTCATCGACGAGCTCGGGCGGATGGAACTGGCCTGCACCGCGTTCCGGGACACCGTCCGGTCCTTGTTCGAGGCGGACGTCGACATCGTCGCCACCGTCCACGCGCACCACGACCCGTTCACCGATGCCCTCAAGCAACGTGCCGACATCGAACTCATCCAGCTGACCCGGGCGAATCGGGATGCCCTCCCGGAGGAACTCGCGGCACGCCTGGACATCCCGTGA